The Lathyrus oleraceus cultivar Zhongwan6 chromosome 5, CAAS_Psat_ZW6_1.0, whole genome shotgun sequence genome includes the window aggtgcatgttctatattagtaaggtgcgatgggataattgtaatatccaactgttaaaacaatgggtcaaacttaactaaacaaattataataagattatatatatgtttagaagcaagagttgggaatgatccatatgatggattggaataaggagttattcatcCAACTGAAATTatcgagagttgtatgagatacaattggaaggagttcctacctaaaataacctagttttgtgtaatccgcctacgcggacttagaacgaagtgaaatatggatctcgacccactagaaaatcttccaacgggattttttgaatcagatgatgagggtcatttgttttgagtaaaatagtgggagcatgtttaattaaaggcctaattaaatatgtcaatgatacttatattttcataaatccttgtgtagattaccatgacagcaaacacctctaacaacatcttgcgatcaatccttgataaggaaaaattgtctgggacaaattttctggattggtaccgagacatgaggattgtcctcaaacatgataaagggaaagacaaggaagttgccaaacccaaacccactagtgctgctttgaagcctagtggaagcatagaaaaggaaggtACCTGCTTCCgttgcggtaagaccgcacactggaagaggaactgcccaaagtacctggaagataggaagaatggagtagagactccaacttcaggtatttttgttattgaaattaatttatctacttctgcatcatgggtattagatactggatgcggttctcacatttgtacaaatgtgcaagaactaaaaaggagtagaaaattggcaaaaggtgaagtcgacctacgagttggtaatggagcaaaggttgctgccttagccgtaggaacttatgaattgactttacctagtggtttaataattcagttaaagaactgttattatgtaccagcaattagcaggaatattatttccgtttcttgtttggacaagttcggttttcattcataataaagaacaattgttgttcaatttacttgaatgatatattctatgcaactgcacaaatgaacaatggactatatgtcattgatcttgaaatgcctatttataacattaatactaaaaggatgaaacctaatgagttaaatccaacttacctttggcattgtcgattaggccacataaatgagaaacgcatttccaaactccataaagatggattgttggactcttttgattatgaatcatatgagacatgcaaatcttgtttaattggaaagatgacaaagtctccattcacaggaaaaggtgaaagagctaatgatcttttggccctcatacatactgatgtatgtggtccactgaacataACAGCCAGAagaggttttcagtacttcatcacattcactgatgatttcagtagatatagttatgtgtatttaatgaaacacaaatcagagtcctttgaaaagttcaaagaattcaagaatgaagtacaaaaccaactaggtaataatattaaaactcttcgatcagatcgaggcggtgagtatttaagcctagagtttgatgaccatctgaaagagtgtgggatcctatcccaactcactcctcctggaacacccttatggaatggtgtatctgagagaagaaatcgaaccctgttagacatggtccgatccatgatgagtcaagccaatcttccaaactccttttggggacatgcgttgttgaccgcagcttacacacttaaccgtgttccatccaaaaaggttgataagacaccatatgagatatggagtggtaagagactacatatgtcttacataaagatttggggttgcgaagtttatgtgaaacgacaaatttcaaaTAAGCTTGAacccaaatctgacaaatgcttatttgtggggtatcctaaagaaacaagcggatattatttctacaatccttctgagggcaaagtgtttgtcgctcgaacttgagttttcctagaaagggattttatttccaaaggaatcagtgggaggaaagtagaacttgaagaaattcaagaatcacaaagtatcgatacacctatggaggaattagagcaggaaacacaagtagttgtgtaagagcaacctgctcaagtagaacaagaccaacgtaggtcaggcaggatacgtcacctacctgagatatatggatatctgatcaaggtgatgtattactcatggatcaagatgagcctgtgacctactcatggaatcttcgccttgatgaaacagtaagactgtatggattcatcaagaacgaagatgagccttgtgtctacaagaaggttagtgggagcatgatcgtattcctggtattatatgcagatgacatattactcattggaatcgatatccctaccctgcaacaagtaaagtcttggttggggaaatgcttttctatgaaggacctgggtgaagcagcctatcagaatctatagagatagatcgtgaaatgcttggcctaagtcagagtacatagacaaagtgctgagacgctttaatatgaatgattccaatctggttatgtgttttgcttaaatggtggcactgtgagcttgaaaagttcaacgcaagatgtagttgctgattctacaattgaggccgagtatattgctgccttaggtgcagcaaaggaagctgattggatcaataaacttggcacagtccctagcattgtggatcccattggtctctattatgataacaatggtgttatcgcacaaactaaggagcctagatctcaccaacgatccaaacacatacttaggcgttgtgtgaaaatatgtaaagtacctacactagacaatatagctgacccactgacaaagcctcttgcgcagcagaagcatgatggccatactagatcaatgggcatacggggtatgcctgattggctctagtgctagtgggagattgttggtgtaagccctagaggccaatacttttggtacttgtatcgaattgtttattaataataaaaggcattttctttattatggttgattaataaagtccctagaatagatagtccgtttaatgtattaagtgtgacttaatcatgagaacacattaaacataagggcattgttcttaaagtatccgtagtcgagctttaatgtgaagtgggataacattaaagcattcagactattatgtttgtagactgatgatcacatctcatggatcatggataaagagttatcaagtcttaaacataggtatgaatattaggagtaatatttataccggattgacccgctatgagaatactatatagaaagttatgcaaagtgtcataagttattctcatggtgataatagtgtataccactcttcgacctgaaaccactatggatcctagatgtagagttgagtgccttattactgatccaacgttatccataactggatgaccataaagacagttgatgagtactccacaaagcatgctgagggacatgagtgtcctagatggaatttgtcaatcctgcgtaacaggataaatgtctatgggcccaatattgaactggacaagggtgacacggtctataccttgtgttcaatatagacataagggtaaaggggtaattatacacataattattatcacaggaggttttgtcagatcacatgacattttcgtgacttgggtagcagtgatgtgttgctagataccgctcactgtttattatgttaaatgcgtgatttaatataattgccaacgtcgcgaaaacctatagggtcacacacaaaggacggattgatgagagatagaataattaaggaacatcgtaaggtacggtgtacttaagcagaatacgaaatatggtaaggtaccaaatacttaagtgattttggcatattatgagatataggccaaaatgcacttaagtgggctttttggcttgaagcccacacaagtggttctataaatagagctcttgtgcagaagctttgtatgggaatacaacacaactgaagagttggaatttcgtatctctctttctctcactcaaagccttcattcacaaacagctagcactgcgattgaaggaatccgttcgtgtggactgagtagagacgttgtcatcgttcaacgttcgtgatcgccccgtggatctgtatcaaaggttttgatcattatcagagatctgcaccaaaggtttgaatcgccacaagaggtaacgattctatcactgatcatgcccattcgtaaggatcactaaatggagaaatttttaaattccgctgcgccttggatgggAATTCTCCTACAGTCACGACACCATAGTCAGCACATTATCACACCATAAATAATGTTAATATTTAAATAACACCACAATAGGAAATAACACAAGTAGTTATTAATCCAGTTCAGTGCAACGTCCCCTACATCTGGGGCCTACCAAGCCatgaaggaaatccactatcacGAAATTAGTTTGAAAGTTCTGAACAACCTCAagttttacaaacttctcacctaatctctacaTGTGGAtgtttctatctaagactcttcTAGATATGAGACCCATTTCACTTCCCTTCAACCATACAATAACTTATAACAGAAAAATACAATTCACCCTTGCTTAAAAGCTTCTGAGAGATTGACAGTTACAAATCAAGAAACCAAGTTCAATTCAAGTATCGAGGAGATACTCGAATGGCTCACACAATACAAAGACACGAAACCCTAATTTAAATAATATTTTGCACTGCTTGAATACCTTCTTAAGTTTAGAAACGATATATATATAGCCGTGGAAAGACATGGGCTTCGGGCTTGATTCAAGCAGATCCAAGGACTATGCACAATCTTTTGCAGATTTGATTTCAATCAGATCATATGTTTCctaaaatgttttgacatcttTAGTTCGTAAACAAGTCAAGGCAAAATAGTCTTTGGCTTTTTAGAAAATGCTCTACATGATTCGTGAACTAAATCTTCAGAGTATCTTCAGATATATCATAAAAGGAAACAAATCTCACGAGATACTAAAAAAGGTTACACTTCAATGTTGAAGCAACATGTCAGCAAATCTTGTTCAACATTTGACAATAatacttgtttttccaaaatgcagccaatcaTTAAATATCAGAtctaacaatctccccttttGGCAAACTTTGGCTAAAACAACCTTTGCATAGATCAACAGGAATGAGGCAGGCGCAGCGGAAAAAACATTACCTTAAACAAGGGAGATAAACTCTCACATGAAGAACTTGTCTAAGagaaaaataaattatttttagTCAGGATGTCAGCACATTGTTCCTGACATTATTAACATCAGTAGCCCATTTGTAATAGCACACAAAAAACGCTCCCCCTGAGTAGCAGATCCAGGGACAAGAGCTACCTCAAGAGTTACTCCCCTTTCATACATGCTCCCCCTTAGTGGGCAAGAGTAACTAATCAGATCAATAATCATAATAATCAATCGTAACTATAATCACAACTAtctactccccctttttagccataAAGTTGACAAGAAAACCAAATACAGGGTTATTAGATCAGTCAAAAGAGAGTTTACAAACCAAACACAACCAAGAGCACTTTAAAGTGAAAAAATATTCAGGGCATAATCCACACAAAAAAACATAAGAACAACCAACTCACAGAAGAACCAGAGTGCTTCAGTCCTCATCACTGTTGGTAGTGTCTTCATCATCACTCGCATCAGAACCTTATTCATTTTCCTCTTCTTCACCTATTCCATCACCTTTCAACATTCCTTCTTCTTTAGACAAGGCCTTTATCAATATTTCAATCTTGTTTTTCCTCCTAGTACATCTTTTGATAGTTTCATCCAAGGTCTTGCAGGTATCTTTTAGCTCAGCACTGATGCATGTTCTAGTAGTAGGCATGTAATATGTTTGTCCATATGCCATGATAATTTCTGGAACATGTTTCCTAGTGAAGATCCTATAATGTAATGAGAGAGGAGGGTCCCTTTTGCCGATGTTGTTAGAACTGATTAAGATACTTGGGTGTTGACTCAAAATAACACCACAGATCAATGAGGGAAAAGCTATTGGCATCTTCACATCATAAGAGGTAACATGCTTCATAGTTTGATCAAAGACATAAGATCCAAAGTTAAAACTTGACTTAGTCCCTACAATATAAATAAACTTACCTAGTCCTATAGCAATGTTGGAAGTGTGATTGGTTCGTACCCAATTAGCAGCTCCAATTCTGTGAAATGCAACATACTTCACACTCAAGGCACTTGTAGATGGCTTCCCTTTTCTTGGCTATTCATTTACTTGTTTATCAGTAATCTCTTTACAGATAACATTGTCAGAGACTTCTACTTCAGCTTGGTCTTCTTCATTTCTGCCCAAAAACCTATTTATTATTTCAGGAGAAAAATCTACACATCTTCCTCTGACATACACTTTTCTAGACTCCTTGCTCCTCTTGTTATCACATTCCTTAGAGATGTTCACAATAAATTCTTTAACAAGAATTTCATAACACTTGCCAAATCTAGTTACAGTTTCATTCAATCCAGCCTCTTGAATCAGACTCATCACCTCTTTGCATTCAAAAGCATCTTTGCCCAATTCCCTTTCCAGTGCTAAACTTCTTTGATaaacaaatttccatttttcaaTATTCTCCATAGAGTGAAACAAAATATTGTCAATTCGAACTTTAGGAATATTTGTTGGAATCTTCTTCCCAAATGCTTGCTTTATGGCAATAGACATGATGTCTTGAACATTGTATTCGACATCATGGTCAGAATCACTAGACTCAAAAGGAACTTCCTTCCTCTTAAGGGATTTCTTCTTAGAAACAGAAGTAACAACCTTGCTCCATCTTTTTGTAGGGCCAACACTAGCTCTTTTTCTGAGAGATTTAGAGGGCGTGTTGGAGGATTCAATAGCTTAACCTTTTCTGTTCTTCAATACTTTAGTTATTTCTGGAGCAAGCCTTTGATTGATGGGTACATCATCAGAGTCTAGATCCTCTATATTTATAATGATATTGGATTGATCCTTTTTCTCAACAAAGTTTTCATCTTTGTCAGTCAGATCACCAGTCATCCCTTCATACGCCTCTTTGTCTTTCGATTTTTTAGGAGACAgaatatatacattcacatcagATTTATTAAGGGGGGTTTCAGTAGTGTTATCAGGTTGAGCCAAGGATGTGGAAACATCTGGCACGACATAAGTCTTGGGTTCAATACCCAACACTTGAGAGAACAACACATGAATATTCTTGTCTACTTCGTCTCTGTCTGCAACAATCATGCTGGATTTACTCAAAGTAGTAGTAGGCCTAGGTCTATTACTGGTTTTAGAGGCTTCAACATATTCCATAACATTTGGCATAATAGAACCATCTTTAGAAACACCAACATTAGGTTCAACACTAACAAGATCAAGATACATACTAGTTATAGAATGGGGTTTCTTTACAGCAGTAGAGGGTTTAAGA containing:
- the LOC127079051 gene encoding uncharacterized protein LOC127079051 encodes the protein MSIAIKQAFGKKIPTNIPKVRIDNILFHSMENIEKWKFVYQRSLALERELGKDAFECKEVMSLIQEAGLNETVTRFGKCYEILVKEFIVNISKECDNKRSKESRKVYVRGRCVDFSPEIINRFLGRNEEDQAEVEVSDNVIWTKSSFNFGSYVFDQTMKHVTSYDVKMPIAFPSLICGVILSQHPSILISSNNIGKRDPPLSLHYRIFTRKHVPEIIMAYGQTYYMPTTRTCISAELKDTCKTLDETIKRCTRRKNKIEILIKALSKEEGMLKGDGIGEEEENE